A genomic window from Anaerosporomusa subterranea includes:
- a CDS encoding type III restriction-modification system endonuclease, translating into MKLKFKHQRFQADAAAAVCDVFAGQPNVSATYIVDKGRVTGAEQLSLGDTDITGFNNKKVLLTDDVIMANIQRIQRQCQIEPSIQLEGRYNLTVEMETGVGKTYTYVKTMFELNKRYGWSKFIVVVPSVAIREGVFKSFELTSDHFAEEYNKKLRYFIYNSQNLAKIDKFANDSGINVMIINSQAFNAKGIDARRISMKLDSFRSRRPIEVIAATNPILIIDEPQSVEGAATREKLKEFKPLMTLRYSATHKKGAIYNLIYRLDALEAYNKRLVKKIAVKGISVSGTTGTEGYLYLEKINLSSDHSPTATLEFEIKGASGIRKASRIIKEGYNLYTQSGGLDEYKGYIVSQINGLTNAVEFTNGVVIAAGYVLGSVNEQHIRRIQIRETIKSHLERERQLFYHGIKVLSLFFIDEVAKYKQYDAVGKAFNGEYAQIFEEEYDAAFADWQLALGEDEYVKYLSKITANNTHKGYFSIDKKKDRITNSIIGDKKENTSDDADAYDLIMKDKERLLDHKEPVRFIFSHSALREGWDNPNVFQICTLKQSGSEVRKRQEVGRGLRLCVNNNGERMDSNVLGGEVHNINVLTVIANESYDSFAKRLQTEIAEVVADRPREVAADLFANKLMRDANGLNGQVFDHKLAQRLINTLIRNSYINDNNALTEKYYEDLKAGTLAVAEDFTPYKAAIIQILGSIYNPQAFAPEDARSNNIVVQVNDTKLQMKEFKALWSKINAKSAYVVDFATDELIEKSICALNKQLRVNQIFFKVEQGEMNTIKSKEALQSGEGFTKVIGGPNKVDLTVNTSVKYDLIGKIVAETGLTRNAVGSILRGIEKLIFGQFHRNPEEFIIKASNLINEQKATVIIEHITYNKLEAAYSADIFTNPTLKGRLGVNAMQADRHLYDHIIYDSTNEKNFAAELDKCSEVAVYVKLPRGFYINTPIGKYNPDWAIAFHEDQVKHVYFVAETKGNMSSMQLRKLEELKVHCASEHFKKISSETVKYAVIDSYDTLLNEVMK; encoded by the coding sequence ATGAAGCTAAAGTTTAAACATCAAAGATTTCAAGCTGATGCGGCTGCAGCGGTATGTGATGTTTTTGCCGGTCAGCCTAATGTTTCCGCTACCTATATCGTCGACAAGGGAAGAGTAACCGGTGCAGAACAGCTTAGTCTTGGTGATACAGACATCACTGGTTTTAATAATAAAAAAGTGCTGCTAACCGATGATGTGATTATGGCGAATATACAGCGAATTCAAAGACAGTGCCAAATCGAGCCGTCGATTCAGCTAGAGGGAAGATACAATCTGACCGTGGAGATGGAGACAGGGGTTGGCAAAACCTATACCTACGTCAAAACCATGTTTGAGCTAAATAAACGCTACGGCTGGAGCAAGTTTATTGTAGTGGTCCCTTCTGTTGCCATTCGTGAAGGCGTTTTTAAGTCGTTCGAGCTGACCAGTGATCACTTTGCAGAAGAATACAATAAGAAGCTCCGTTACTTTATTTATAATTCTCAGAATCTTGCCAAAATAGATAAATTCGCCAATGACAGCGGAATAAATGTGATGATCATTAATTCCCAGGCTTTTAATGCCAAAGGGATAGATGCCAGACGTATTTCTATGAAGCTGGATAGCTTCCGCTCCCGCCGTCCGATTGAAGTCATTGCTGCTACCAATCCAATTCTCATTATCGACGAGCCACAGTCGGTGGAGGGCGCTGCCACCAGGGAGAAATTAAAGGAGTTTAAGCCATTAATGACCCTGCGTTATTCGGCAACCCATAAGAAGGGTGCAATATATAACTTGATCTATCGCCTGGATGCTCTGGAAGCCTATAATAAACGGCTGGTTAAGAAAATCGCTGTCAAAGGGATTTCAGTTTCTGGTACTACCGGAACTGAAGGCTATTTATATCTGGAAAAAATTAATTTGTCTAGTGATCATTCGCCAACAGCTACTTTAGAATTTGAAATTAAAGGGGCTAGTGGTATAAGAAAAGCCTCCAGAATTATAAAAGAAGGCTACAATCTCTATACGCAGTCTGGTGGACTGGATGAATATAAAGGCTATATCGTATCCCAGATCAATGGTTTAACGAATGCGGTTGAATTTACGAATGGTGTAGTCATTGCTGCTGGTTATGTTCTTGGTTCTGTAAATGAGCAGCATATTCGACGTATTCAGATCAGAGAAACGATTAAGTCGCATTTGGAGCGGGAACGCCAGCTTTTTTATCATGGAATCAAAGTACTATCTTTGTTTTTTATTGATGAGGTTGCAAAATATAAGCAGTATGATGCTGTTGGGAAAGCGTTTAATGGCGAATACGCACAGATCTTTGAAGAAGAATATGATGCGGCTTTTGCCGATTGGCAACTTGCACTTGGTGAAGATGAGTATGTAAAATACCTAAGTAAAATAACGGCCAATAATACTCATAAGGGTTATTTTTCTATTGATAAGAAAAAGGATCGAATTACAAATAGCATAATCGGCGACAAAAAGGAAAATACCTCCGACGATGCGGATGCCTATGATTTGATTATGAAAGATAAAGAGCGACTATTGGATCACAAAGAACCAGTGCGCTTTATATTCTCCCACTCTGCTCTTCGAGAGGGGTGGGATAATCCTAACGTTTTTCAAATCTGTACGTTAAAGCAAAGCGGATCTGAAGTACGCAAACGCCAGGAGGTAGGACGGGGGCTTCGCTTGTGTGTTAATAACAATGGTGAGCGTATGGACAGTAATGTACTGGGTGGGGAGGTCCACAATATTAATGTCCTTACTGTTATTGCCAATGAGAGCTATGATAGTTTTGCTAAACGCCTGCAAACTGAAATTGCCGAGGTTGTGGCAGATCGACCGCGAGAAGTCGCAGCAGATTTATTCGCCAACAAGCTGATGCGAGATGCAAATGGTTTGAACGGACAGGTCTTTGACCATAAGTTAGCCCAGAGGCTTATCAATACTCTAATCCGTAATAGCTATATTAATGATAACAATGCACTAACCGAAAAATACTATGAAGATCTTAAAGCTGGTACTTTAGCGGTGGCCGAAGATTTCACTCCCTATAAAGCGGCTATCATTCAGATTCTTGGCTCCATTTACAATCCGCAGGCTTTTGCTCCCGAAGATGCTAGAAGCAATAATATTGTAGTACAGGTAAATGATACAAAACTGCAAATGAAGGAATTCAAGGCGCTTTGGAGTAAGATTAATGCCAAGTCAGCGTATGTTGTCGATTTTGCTACAGACGAATTGATTGAAAAATCGATCTGCGCACTCAATAAGCAGCTTAGGGTGAATCAGATCTTCTTCAAGGTGGAGCAGGGGGAAATGAATACGATCAAGTCCAAAGAAGCGCTCCAAAGCGGTGAAGGATTTACAAAAGTCATCGGCGGACCGAACAAAGTAGATTTAACAGTTAACACAAGCGTTAAGTATGACCTTATCGGTAAGATTGTAGCTGAGACAGGATTAACCCGCAATGCGGTAGGTTCCATTTTAAGAGGAATTGAAAAACTCATATTCGGGCAATTTCACCGTAATCCGGAAGAGTTTATTATCAAAGCCTCGAACCTAATTAATGAGCAGAAGGCGACAGTTATCATTGAACATATAACCTATAACAAACTCGAAGCCGCGTATTCTGCCGATATTTTCACTAATCCGACGCTTAAAGGGCGTCTGGGCGTCAATGCTATGCAGGCGGATCGGCACCTCTATGATCATATTATTTATGATTCTACGAACGAAAAAAACTTTGCGGCTGAGTTAGACAAATGCAGTGAAGTTGCTGTTTATGTGAAACTTCCTAGGGGATTTTATATCAATACTCCGATCGGGAAATATAATCCGGACTGGGCGATTGCCTTTCACGAAGATCAGGTCAAGCACGTTTACTTCGTTGCGGAAACAAAAGGCAATATGTCTTCAATGCAGCTGCGGAAGTTAGAAGAGCTGAAAGTACATTGTGCAAGTGAGCATTTTAAGAAAATTAGTAGTGAAACGGTGAAGTATGCAGTGATCGATAGTTATGATACTTTGCTTAATGAGGTCATGAAATAA
- a CDS encoding site-specific DNA-methyltransferase, with amino-acid sequence MEKLKMASMNMTQKNIERIEALFPQVITEMRDETGHLKKVINFEKLKQELSDDIIDGEECYDFTWVGKKAAIVEGNTPIRKTLRPCLDESKDWESTGNLYIEGDNLEVLKLLQESYLNSIKMIYIDPPYNTGRDSFVYTDNFKIDKDEFEEQIEYRDEAGNIQFRQNNLANPRFHSDWCSMLYPRLKLAQSLLREDGVIFISIDDNEVHNLRKICDEIFGEANFVGCAGRITKKSNNKGDYWAPNFDYLLTYVKDINHSTTFFGGLNHAAYNMVDEDGPRKGERYQLVRLYMSTIQNRNPEQRFWIECPDGSKIIPPGSTFPPERPALGDGIWRWTRKKFEEEKDRIVIKKVRSSNLLNQDGNPAQWNVYTKTYLQDVIDNSSAKPNSFIEGHINQIGSHEVNSLSIPFDYSKPSTLIKYLMEVSKTNEDSIILDFFSGSATTADAVMQLNAEDAGNRKFIMVQIPEACDAKSEAFKAGYKTISEIGKERIRRAGQRISENLNSQLEIDEQPQPAVDIGFRVLKIDSTNMKDVYYAANEYSQSMLAGLESNIKEDRTDLDLLYGVLLDWGLPLSLSHKMEAIDAVSVHTVDEGALIACFAEKISEHVVREIARRRPLRVVLRDSSFANSSDKINVEEIFKLHAPTTTVKVI; translated from the coding sequence ATGGAAAAGTTAAAAATGGCGAGCATGAATATGACGCAGAAGAATATCGAAAGAATAGAAGCGCTATTTCCCCAGGTCATTACTGAAATGAGGGACGAAACCGGCCATCTTAAGAAAGTGATAAATTTTGAAAAACTGAAGCAGGAACTGTCAGACGATATCATTGATGGCGAGGAATGCTATGACTTTACTTGGGTGGGCAAAAAAGCCGCAATTGTCGAGGGTAATACACCTATACGGAAGACACTGCGCCCCTGTCTGGATGAAAGTAAAGATTGGGAGAGTACAGGTAATTTATATATTGAAGGCGATAATCTTGAGGTTTTAAAGCTGTTGCAAGAAAGCTATCTTAACAGTATAAAAATGATTTATATTGATCCCCCATATAATACCGGGAGAGATTCTTTTGTCTATACTGATAATTTTAAAATAGATAAGGACGAGTTTGAAGAACAGATCGAATATAGAGATGAAGCAGGCAATATTCAGTTCCGGCAAAATAATTTAGCTAACCCGAGATTTCACAGCGATTGGTGCAGCATGTTATACCCGCGTTTAAAGCTTGCGCAGAGCCTCCTAAGAGAAGATGGTGTCATATTTATTAGTATTGATGATAATGAAGTTCACAACTTGAGAAAAATTTGTGATGAAATCTTTGGTGAAGCTAATTTTGTTGGTTGTGCTGGTCGAATTACGAAAAAAAGTAATAATAAGGGCGATTATTGGGCGCCTAACTTTGATTATTTATTAACGTATGTAAAAGATATCAATCATTCAACAACATTTTTTGGTGGGCTTAACCACGCAGCCTATAATATGGTAGATGAAGATGGCCCAAGAAAAGGAGAAAGATACCAGCTGGTTAGATTGTATATGTCAACAATCCAAAATCGAAATCCCGAGCAACGTTTTTGGATTGAATGCCCGGATGGCAGTAAGATTATACCACCTGGATCAACATTTCCCCCCGAAAGGCCTGCTTTAGGTGATGGTATTTGGCGATGGACTCGAAAAAAGTTTGAGGAAGAAAAAGATAGAATTGTTATTAAAAAAGTTAGATCATCAAATTTGCTTAACCAAGATGGCAACCCGGCGCAATGGAATGTATATACAAAGACATATCTGCAAGACGTAATTGATAATTCATCAGCAAAGCCCAATAGTTTTATTGAAGGTCATATTAATCAAATCGGATCGCATGAAGTCAATAGCCTAAGCATCCCGTTTGATTACTCTAAGCCCAGCACGCTAATTAAATATTTAATGGAAGTATCAAAAACTAATGAAGACTCAATCATCTTAGATTTTTTTTCAGGCTCAGCAACAACTGCCGATGCTGTCATGCAACTAAATGCTGAAGATGCTGGTAATCGGAAGTTTATCATGGTCCAAATTCCTGAGGCATGCGATGCAAAGAGCGAAGCGTTTAAGGCTGGCTATAAGACGATTAGTGAAATAGGCAAAGAACGGATTCGGAGAGCGGGACAACGCATTAGTGAAAATTTGAACAGTCAACTAGAAATTGATGAACAACCGCAGCCTGCAGTCGATATTGGTTTCAGAGTCTTAAAAATTGACAGCACAAACATGAAAGATGTATATTATGCCGCCAATGAATACAGCCAGTCAATGCTTGCTGGACTGGAGTCGAATATCAAAGAAGACCGTACAGATTTAGACTTACTATATGGAGTACTGCTCGATTGGGGCTTGCCTTTATCGCTCAGCCACAAGATGGAAGCAATTGATGCTGTCTCTGTTCATACTGTTGATGAAGGGGCACTGATCGCCTGTTTTGCAGAGAAGATTTCTGAACATGTTGTTCGGGAGATTGCTAGACGCCGACCTCTGCGTGTGGTATTGCGAGACAGCAGCTTCGCCAACAGCTCCGATAAAATCAACGTTGAAGAAATATTCAAGTTGCATGCACCAACGACAACAGTAAAGGTGATATAA
- a CDS encoding helix-turn-helix domain-containing protein, which yields MPDNKMKAILEYLSNRTEQYTPTVCEIASAIGVSVESTHHMLTVLRDRGYITWDPR from the coding sequence ATGCCAGACAACAAAATGAAAGCAATCTTAGAATACCTCTCAAACCGTACTGAACAGTACACGCCAACCGTCTGCGAAATTGCCAGCGCAATCGGCGTGAGCGTTGAATCAACACACCACATGCTGACAGTCTTACGAGACCGCGGCTACATCACCTGGGATCCCAGGTGA
- a CDS encoding purine/pyrimidine permease, protein MKNLKLETGIGSIQWFVFLLANSLTLPIVIGQVFNLSVVEISGLMQRTFLVVGLSSLLSAWLGHRLPIPDGPAGIWLGVFVIMGQMAAMQGLGQTGILQLLMGGMLVSGTLLIIIGSLGWMNRMLKFFTPLVNGVYLMILAFQLGGVFLKGMIGINNASSQIHIGNVVVSFAVFALVLALSIWGKGWMKSYAVLIGMLVGWLAFVLVNGAQMVPPSSTIVSIPKVFSWGLPHLDVGMVISSIIVAFVLISSIIASIAAMQQVLGERESAAETTRQLNGERGSLKNGGIVGGVNTILSAVFSTVGVVPFSVAAGFVRMTGQSRMLPYFIACVTLVAVSFLPVIYSMLSLLPGPVAYAAMFASFTQMVGIGLISVLKEPLDQRRLTILGVSLSLGVGVMFLPQIVFSTLPTVLQYVLSNGVMVGMLIALVLEQVWKPSSK, encoded by the coding sequence ATGAAGAATCTTAAATTAGAAACCGGAATTGGTTCCATACAGTGGTTTGTGTTTTTACTTGCCAACTCCTTAACGCTTCCTATTGTAATTGGTCAGGTCTTTAATCTTTCGGTTGTTGAAATTTCAGGATTAATGCAAAGAACATTTTTGGTTGTAGGTTTATCCTCTTTATTGTCAGCATGGCTAGGTCATCGACTGCCAATACCTGATGGTCCAGCAGGTATATGGCTTGGAGTATTCGTTATAATGGGACAAATGGCGGCAATGCAAGGATTGGGACAGACTGGAATTCTTCAATTATTGATGGGCGGGATGCTCGTAAGCGGAACGCTTCTGATTATAATTGGCTCACTAGGCTGGATGAATCGTATGCTTAAATTTTTTACACCGCTTGTCAATGGGGTTTACCTAATGATTTTAGCCTTTCAACTCGGTGGTGTTTTCTTAAAAGGAATGATTGGAATCAACAATGCATCAAGCCAAATTCATATCGGCAATGTCGTTGTTTCTTTTGCCGTATTTGCTTTAGTTCTTGCTCTCTCGATTTGGGGAAAAGGCTGGATGAAAAGTTATGCTGTTCTGATCGGAATGTTGGTTGGTTGGTTGGCTTTTGTTCTGGTTAATGGTGCACAGATGGTGCCCCCGTCATCAACTATAGTGTCAATTCCTAAAGTATTTTCATGGGGATTACCGCATTTGGACGTCGGTATGGTTATTTCCTCTATCATCGTCGCATTTGTTCTAATATCCAGTATTATCGCTAGTATTGCAGCTATGCAACAAGTACTCGGGGAAAGAGAGTCCGCAGCAGAGACTACCAGACAACTGAACGGTGAAAGAGGCAGTTTGAAAAACGGGGGGATTGTCGGCGGGGTAAACACGATCCTGTCGGCGGTATTTTCAACGGTTGGCGTTGTGCCATTCTCTGTCGCTGCAGGCTTTGTACGGATGACTGGTCAAAGCCGTATGTTGCCTTACTTTATTGCTTGCGTTACCTTGGTAGCTGTTTCGTTCTTGCCGGTGATATATTCCATGCTTTCACTGCTACCTGGTCCAGTTGCCTATGCTGCCATGTTTGCTTCTTTTACCCAAATGGTTGGTATCGGTTTGATCTCAGTTCTTAAAGAGCCACTCGACCAACGTCGGCTCACAATTTTGGGTGTGTCGCTATCTCTTGGAGTTGGTGTGATGTTTTTACCGCAAATAGTCTTTTCCACCTTGCCGACCGTCTTGCAATATGTACTCAGCAACGGTGTCATGGTCGGTATGCTCATTGCCCTGGTATTGGAACAAGTTTGGAAACCCTCATCCAAATAA
- a CDS encoding TetR/AcrR family transcriptional regulator: protein MKDKKHISCHSVGRPRSEASRRAIIEATIYLLENNGYATLSIEGIAAQAGVSKATIYRWWKNKAAVVMDAFFISITPQIQFLDTTSTRENFRRQLQSLAKVFNSTIGQTMLTIIAESGKDSEVARSFYLSYLAPNRLAAKRFLERGIAQGEINSSIDQDVALDMLYGPIYFLVLIYKKELDETYIDTLVDQVLRVLLKE, encoded by the coding sequence ATGAAAGATAAAAAACACATTTCATGTCACTCAGTAGGACGCCCTCGAAGCGAAGCATCCAGAAGGGCTATTATTGAAGCAACTATTTATTTACTGGAAAACAACGGATATGCAACCTTATCAATTGAAGGTATTGCTGCACAAGCAGGGGTGAGTAAGGCAACTATCTATCGCTGGTGGAAAAACAAAGCTGCTGTTGTTATGGATGCTTTCTTTATATCAATCACGCCCCAGATCCAGTTTCTCGATACCACATCAACTCGGGAAAACTTTCGGCGGCAATTACAAAGCCTTGCTAAGGTTTTCAATAGTACTATCGGACAAACTATGCTAACTATCATTGCCGAAAGCGGTAAAGACTCAGAAGTAGCTAGATCATTTTATTTGTCTTATCTTGCTCCTAACCGTTTAGCTGCAAAGAGATTCCTTGAACGAGGAATTGCACAGGGAGAAATTAACTCCTCGATTGATCAAGATGTAGCCTTGGACATGCTCTACGGACCTATATACTTTCTTGTGCTTATCTATAAAAAAGAATTGGATGAAACGTATATTGATACATTAGTAGACCAGGTATTGAGAGTGTTATTAAAAGAATAG
- a CDS encoding (2Fe-2S)-binding protein has translation MKAIASGADTLEKVQKATGAGSGSCGGKDIHRK, from the coding sequence ATGAAGGCTATTGCTAGCGGTGCAGATACCTTGGAGAAAGTACAGAAAGCCACTGGAGCCGGTTCCGGCTCATGCGGTGGAAAAGATATACACCGAAAATAA
- a CDS encoding dihydrolipoyl dehydrogenase family protein codes for MKKYDVVVIGSGSANIVLDAAISQGLRCAQIEKGRFGGTCLTRGCIPTKVMVTAADYIREIEDLPKIGVDVAPARMNWEKVSQRVWQKINESKDILAYYQSLDNVDAYQGTGYFTGEKKLQIAMNDGTLSDEFTADKIFIAVGARTNITPIDGLEEAGYLTSESLFGEKYPPNPYKSLIIMGGGPIGTEFAHVFAATGTKVTLVQRNVRLLIKEDEEISAQILKEIRNLGISVFLNHIATAVRVANGEKVLTLEDRLTGETTEVRADEIMLASGIRPNTDTLHLENTSIETDNCGWIRTNEFLETNVEGIWAFGDVNGEAPFRHKANYEAEIVTHNLFGGHQPEDWRWARYDVVPAVTFSYPQVAHVGLTEQQAVQAGYDVVTAKHHYSSTAKGFALGFNPGDEHDGFVKLVVDKSANTILGVHIIGPQASILLQPVVNLMNAGETKITPIHPNIASKTVKELRESRLTRNLDPHSVISVGETMTPHPSLSEVIMWIQYYFGGR; via the coding sequence GTGAAAAAATATGACGTAGTTGTAATCGGTTCAGGTTCTGCCAATATAGTCTTAGATGCGGCTATTAGTCAGGGTTTGAGGTGTGCCCAAATAGAAAAGGGAAGGTTTGGGGGAACCTGCTTGACACGTGGTTGCATTCCCACAAAGGTTATGGTTACAGCGGCAGACTATATTAGAGAAATCGAAGACCTCCCGAAAATCGGCGTAGATGTTGCTCCGGCTCGTATGAATTGGGAAAAAGTATCTCAGCGCGTATGGCAAAAGATAAACGAGAGCAAGGACATTCTAGCCTATTATCAATCTTTGGATAATGTAGATGCATATCAAGGAACTGGCTATTTTACGGGAGAAAAAAAACTGCAAATAGCAATGAATGATGGTACCCTATCGGACGAATTCACAGCAGATAAGATTTTCATCGCTGTGGGGGCACGTACAAATATAACGCCCATTGATGGACTGGAAGAAGCCGGTTATCTTACTTCAGAATCGCTTTTTGGCGAAAAATATCCCCCAAATCCCTATAAAAGTTTAATCATCATGGGTGGAGGACCCATTGGCACTGAATTTGCCCACGTATTTGCCGCTACGGGAACAAAGGTCACTCTGGTACAGCGGAATGTTCGTCTGTTAATTAAAGAGGATGAAGAAATCTCTGCTCAAATTCTAAAGGAGATTCGCAATCTTGGAATTTCCGTATTTTTAAATCATATAGCAACTGCAGTAAGGGTAGCGAACGGAGAAAAAGTTTTAACCCTTGAAGATAGATTAACAGGTGAAACTACGGAAGTGCGTGCAGATGAAATCATGCTTGCATCCGGAATCCGTCCAAACACAGATACGTTGCATCTAGAAAATACATCGATCGAAACAGACAACTGCGGATGGATCCGTACGAATGAATTTCTAGAAACGAATGTAGAAGGTATTTGGGCCTTTGGCGATGTCAATGGAGAAGCTCCTTTTCGCCATAAAGCCAATTATGAAGCTGAGATAGTGACCCATAACTTATTTGGCGGGCATCAACCAGAAGATTGGCGTTGGGCCCGTTATGATGTTGTACCTGCCGTAACCTTTTCTTATCCCCAGGTAGCTCATGTAGGTCTGACAGAGCAGCAGGCTGTTCAGGCAGGTTACGATGTGGTCACAGCTAAACATCATTATTCATCAACTGCTAAAGGTTTTGCCCTGGGCTTTAATCCCGGCGATGAGCATGACGGATTTGTAAAACTGGTGGTAGATAAAAGCGCGAACACCATTTTAGGAGTACACATAATCGGGCCGCAAGCTTCCATCTTGCTGCAACCGGTTGTTAATCTTATGAATGCCGGTGAAACAAAAATCACCCCCATACACCCAAATATCGCGTCCAAAACGGTTAAAGAATTGCGCGAGTCCAGGCTAACCCGCAATTTAGATCCGCACTCCGTGATCAGTGTAGGCGAAACAATGACACCGCACCCTTCCTTATCAGAAGTTATCATGTGGATCCAGTATTATTTTGGCGGAAGATAA
- a CDS encoding methyl-accepting chemotaxis protein, translated as MSLKLVVVGPNDSAAYELEKVVISTLGDLVVTQRATLGDYRNTMADIYVCYSTREKEFINDFGAEKVCAIEMRAPAIFFIQIAKIPAGESVVIFNNNQGGADVILKYFKEYQINHINVNVVAFETETREELIRQKLSCAKYIIGNEGYVGKGSLLFSKYGNSLGSDHIVIASPPREGTPESISRMAKKVIFEAQKQNKNQLLIKQSHRINEAINNVAATVEELNASQEELAATMQAVTELSSQAIKDVKNTHKILDIIRQIAKQTNLLGLNAAIEAARAGDQGRGFSVVAEEVRKLSVQSTDAVRSINLTLDQMNSSFGEVISNTQQTAIIAQENAKATQSITDMVNELQQVSEEMIRSSQ; from the coding sequence ATGTCATTAAAGCTTGTTGTAGTGGGGCCAAATGATTCTGCTGCATATGAACTTGAAAAAGTAGTCATAAGTACACTGGGCGACTTAGTGGTAACACAGAGGGCTACTTTAGGCGATTATCGCAATACGATGGCAGATATCTATGTATGTTATAGCACCCGGGAAAAAGAATTTATTAATGATTTTGGCGCTGAAAAAGTATGTGCAATTGAAATGCGTGCTCCTGCTATATTCTTCATACAGATTGCCAAAATACCTGCTGGCGAAAGCGTAGTCATTTTCAATAATAATCAAGGCGGCGCCGATGTCATTTTGAAATACTTTAAGGAATACCAGATAAATCACATAAACGTTAATGTCGTGGCATTTGAAACAGAAACTAGAGAGGAATTAATCAGGCAAAAGCTATCTTGTGCCAAATATATTATTGGAAATGAGGGTTATGTAGGCAAGGGATCATTGCTATTCTCTAAGTATGGAAATAGCTTGGGGTCTGACCATATCGTTATTGCAAGTCCCCCTAGGGAAGGAACTCCTGAATCAATAAGCAGAATGGCAAAAAAAGTGATATTTGAGGCTCAAAAACAAAATAAAAATCAGCTTCTTATAAAACAGTCACACCGTATTAATGAAGCAATTAACAATGTGGCTGCTACAGTTGAAGAGTTAAATGCGTCCCAAGAAGAATTAGCTGCTACAATGCAGGCAGTTACGGAGTTATCTAGCCAGGCCATAAAAGATGTGAAAAACACCCATAAGATATTAGATATTATTCGCCAGATAGCAAAACAAACAAACCTATTGGGACTGAATGCAGCGATTGAGGCTGCAAGAGCTGGAGATCAAGGTCGGGGTTTTTCAGTTGTCGCTGAAGAAGTACGGAAATTATCCGTTCAGAGTACTGATGCAGTAAGGAGCATCAACCTAACGCTAGATCAAATGAATTCTTCGTTTGGAGAAGTTATTAGTAATACCCAGCAAACGGCTATAATTGCCCAGGAAAATGCTAAAGCCACACAATCCATTACAGATATGGTGAATGAATTGCAACAAGTAAGCGAAGAAATGATTCGTTCTTCTCAGTAA
- the ttdB gene encoding L(+)-tartrate dehydratase subunit beta — translation MKKILNTPVSDEDLKDIKIGDVIYLNGHIVTCRDVAHRRLIELGRELPVDLKGGAIFHAGPIVRKIEGTDDKYEMVSIGPTTSMRMEKFEKEFIEQTGVKIIVGKGGMGPNTEAGCREHKALHCVFPAGCAVVAATCVEEIESQHWMDLGMPEALWVSRVKEFGPLIVSIDAEGNNIFEQNKIAFNERKNAALEALYPKVRYIK, via the coding sequence ATGAAAAAAATCCTGAATACGCCTGTTTCAGACGAAGACTTAAAAGATATTAAAATTGGCGATGTTATCTATCTTAATGGCCATATTGTTACTTGCAGGGACGTAGCGCATAGACGACTTATCGAGCTGGGCCGCGAATTACCGGTAGATCTTAAAGGCGGTGCTATTTTCCATGCAGGTCCTATTGTTCGAAAAATTGAAGGTACAGATGATAAATATGAAATGGTTTCGATTGGACCAACTACAAGCATGAGAATGGAGAAATTCGAAAAAGAATTCATTGAACAAACCGGTGTTAAAATAATTGTTGGTAAAGGTGGTATGGGGCCTAATACAGAAGCAGGATGCAGGGAACATAAAGCATTGCATTGTGTATTCCCCGCTGGCTGTGCTGTAGTAGCTGCAACGTGCGTAGAAGAAATAGAAAGCCAACACTGGATGGATCTGGGGATGCCTGAAGCATTATGGGTCAGTCGAGTAAAAGAATTTGGACCACTAATTGTTTCTATTGATGCAGAAGGAAACAATATTTTTGAGCAGAACAAGATAGCGTTTAATGAGCGCAAAAATGCCGCTTTAGAAGCACTTTACCCGAAAGTTAGGTATATTAAATAA